The sequence tatatgtattccACACacaataattttcaatattatttgtcaaaataaaaccattaagctttttatgtaaacaaaaaaacacattgaccaGCATCGCTTCTTTGTTGTGACTTGATTGATGATTGGTGTGTTACTCGCTGATTTCAGTGTCAGGAGGTATTGGTATCATGAGTAGAGATGTTGAGGGTGTTGCTATGGCGATGAGGGCGCTGTGGACACCCCTGATGTTTGAGTTAGACTGCAACGTTGCTCCCATGGAGTTCAATGAAGAGGTAGGTATAGTAGATActtgaaatgaaaacatttttataCACTTacggtagtatgtgcctcgaaagtgaaagaataaACTTTTGCTGACACTTTCCCcagtgtaacttttgaccattctcttaccaaatcaagaataaagattaGGGGTCACCATTCAAAATTTGTtcctagagagacaaattacctaagattacccaatatttgaaattcaaaatggccgccatctctgtgttagctgtatggggaaaaataaaattttcgattttcaaaaaactaagatggtgaaaacttttcttacacccggagctttaaaatgagccccaacaagtgttTGATCAGCAGAAAAGTGTTATAATTTCAAAGCACGAATATCAGTCCCTCAGGTGCATTAATTATACCTTAAAGCAGTCAAATCATCAATTTGATTTTTAAACtcatcaaaataaatgaaatgtcaTAGGTTTTTAAAAAGTACAATGAGTATTGTGAAAGATCTTTACAAGTTGCAAGTAGTTACAATTGTAAATAGAGTGTAATTACTACTAAATTTTGGTAAGAAATATTCAAAAGCCATACATGTGAATTACAAATACTGTTTCACAATTCTGCAGATTGTATGTCTAGGTTGTATTTCTGCAGTTTATACTCGGTACTCAACACATCTGACTTTAAACtttttccaaatattaaaatcagatcTACAGCGGCAAGAAAGCATTGAGGATCGGATACTGCAACGATGATGGCTTTTTCACACCTATCCCTTCATGCCAAAGAGCTGTTAATCTGTCCAAAAGTGCACTGGAAGCTGCTGGACACACGGTAATGCAATAACATTTCCCCTAATTATTATTGCAGtggtttaaaaaaaacacatatttttcatCAAGGTCGTTGCAGTATTTCATTTGTAACTTTGATAATAAATATTCGACACTGTTTGATGAGATATTTTAGTACGTTCATTTGGTATtttaattagttccagagaccagctctggaacggttagtttttgctcactttcctctttctttctttctttctttcttactttcttctttcttctttctttcttctctatttccggtattactaccatagcacatgctatacacaaattttaccttaattacccagaatgcattgcgacacgcttatgacgtcatcgctcagctcggacgggttttacgggcatttcttgtttgtttatttatttattttttatttggcattgctcaactatcatattgcgttcagttattaataattctagctttctttcgctttgttttttgttgctttttgattttatttttctctaaatactcgccgtacgtggctatactgtttcgcccgaatgctcatgagacAACAATGGCGGCGTATCGATCAATTGCTCggacagagagagaaaagtatggtttttgaaagtttacaaGCACGGCTGGGCATATCGtttacctaggcgaggtgggtgtgctcgaaaacgatgatcaatgcaaaatttggactcaaaatcggctgttttggcggagaaactgcccgccgtatttctgaggagccacctgtggtttttcctatatcagtctgcggggctgtggtgggagggccggtaacacacagccctgccatgcagagctagccaTTCATAGTGTACGTACTGTCTGTctcgcaccggcatgcgttggctgcacgtaaaagcaactcaactttccaagatcaaacggtcagtatcttgtgcaaacagcgacatagcaatgaaaattgttttagtctgtgcttttaatcaaatgaaaatgcatgtggctcaatttcaacggcctaggtccgatgtttccaatcgtctgatcatcgtcgtaaatcacatgcctctttacggcaacaactcagcgctacccgtcaagcgattgatttttgcgtaggtcagcggagcgaaaattattgctctggctcgcgagaatgtcatgtgataaacatttccgtgcgttgtcgcccccgtatgtatctgttgcgtttttaccgtacatgtaggcatttgtaatctgtgtactgtaattccccggactgccttgcttttagttgtattatggtgtttactgctatcagccctgaatattaaaatccaaagcactctttcattctgcacctatctttgtcacacattctctcgtttcttccgctgctctggtctctggaacttcgcttttgcttgcaaatgctttctagttaaaTATTCATTCTGTATAATTGGTAAAAGTTACTCATTTCATAATCTCTGGTGTTATCCAGGTTTAAGATGTAAAAACTATTTGGCTGTCCCTTCATTTATTGATTATTATCAGCAGTAGGTAATATCATTCAATCACTCATTGGTCTGTATGGATTTGAGACAAATTAGTGTTTATCACAAGAACCTAACCTAACCAGCAAGTTAATTCCCACTGTTGCCATGCCAATTATTAGTGTCACAGGTTTTATAAACCAaacttttagattttttcaaccTAACTTTCAATGTCCTGTTCTAATGTCCTTGGTTCATGTGTGTTCTCTTTCTTTCCATCAGCTGATACCATTTCAACCACCGCGTTCGGCCGATGCAATTCCAAACTTGGCATGGAAACTTCTCCATGGCGATGGAAACAGGACGTGGCTCAATTTCTTGTATGTAAAGACATTCGTTTGTTCCCATTCATTTCACTCAGTAAAGTGTAGCACCAGTATTTGCACCAGCTGGGTTtcataaattgaacaaaatctgtAAACTTGTTCAATGGAAACCCACAGGACACACAAACGTTCTGCAAGCAACAAGCACAATCGGATAATTGGGTTGTAGCACTGTATGTCAAGTTGGAGTGaactatagagggcgctgtcagCCTGGCAATTTATTCATGTTTATCATTCACTGGCACCTGTCCAAACTGtccaaatacaaaaatataaggCTTTAATAGGATTGAACATGACATACCCAGTTCCTTGAATGACATCCCTTCAGTACTGTATATTGTGTCAGGATTCATACCAAACTTTCCcaagacaatttattttcatgaagATGTGGTTTGTGTCCCCTGACAAGTCAAAATGTTATATGTTTATTAGCAAAGGTGAGCCGATGGACAGAGACATGGCCTTTCAAATAAGGACTTGGATCAAACCAAGACTTTTCAGAATGTTGATGCGTCCTTTTGTCGTAAGTTTACATAACCCTATTGTGTTTGATATTGTTTAATTAATTGAATAACTCTGGTGTAATCatcacattttgttttgtgagagCTAAGAATCAAGATAAAGTTCAATGGCATCGTACATGCAGTGAATAAGCAATCAGTAACCTATCAAACAATAAGAAATTCGTAATAAAGAGCAAATAACATGTACATATGTGGATTTTACTGCCTAATGGCAACAATATTGCCCAACTTTTTCCAGAGCTAATTCAAAATaatgttggttttttttcaactttcatgATTAAGGTGAAAGGTGACATTGTCAGTAGAGATGAagtgtttttctttcacaatgAAGTTACAACagtgatgatgaaaatattaaaatcaaatgAACATAGCTGAAATAATTCTCTTTTTCTGCTCAGTCCTCAAGGATATATGATACAGTGGAAGCCCATGCTGGAGTCAGGTATGTATGAATATTGACCCCTAAGGTCATCAggactttatgcaaatttgtaatattgacttcCTGGTCAtgatgattttattcaaattttttatATTGACCCCAGTTCATGATGAGTCTACCCAAGTGTTTCTGTCATTGAATATATCATGTGATCAGTTGATTTCAACCAATGACTGCTGTACCTATCGTATTTGAGTGAAATACTGAGTGATATGCATGCAAATAATTATCATATCTGTTTTGTGTGTTAATTCTTTTTGAATTGCTAACTCTCACTGGTTGCAATTGCTGCTTATTGCTTGCTCAGGATACAGGAAAGTGATAGTAAGTCACAGGAAATTTGACTTTCCATTGAATTCAAACATGCAGTGATATGAAATACAAAGAGAAACGGAATTTACACATTCAGAATTGACTCAAACATAATCTGTCGTTTGCAGATCTGTTCAAGAGCTATGGCAGACACAAGCCAAGGCTGCGGTAAGTGAGACGTAGATACATTCCATGTGGGACTTGAGGAATTCCATCATGAAATACTTATTATCAGTAGATCTTGTGATGTTACAGCAAGACACCAAATAATCCATTTTGCAACCAACATCCCTGCCTGCTACAGTGTTAAAAACAGTATTCTCCACAATTTGGAAAAACAGAGGGATGGTCAATTTACataatgtaaaatttgcatattctattgttttgaaaatatatttgtacaAAACATATGACTAGATTACTccaaaaacagaggggtggcccAACCGTAGAAATCTTGTCGAGAACCCTGATTAAAAGGTTGCAAAATACTACTGAAGATACAGGGAAGCAGGGATGGCTAGATTTCTGTTAAATAATCATGGCAATAGGAAGCTGCTGAGCGTATATTCTGTAGATCTGGCGGCCATGTCAGTTTGTTTAAGGTTGCTTGTACCTCCATTACATGAAGGACTTCTAAGCATCGTAAATCTGGATCTAATATTTTGTAATGAATATCAATTCTGCTCAAATCTGAATCTGATGCTATGTTGTACCATGAATCCCAACAGGAACGTTATCTATTAAACCACAATGTCTTTCACAAGACAGTCTACAATCCTATTCTGTTTCTGTTCTGTCACAGGCATATAAATTTGAATACCTAGCTGAATGGAGAAAACTAAATCTGGATGTGTTGATTTGTCCAGCCTTCTACGTCACTGCTGTCAGCAATGAAAACTCTGGCAGAATACAGTGtaagtgaaaaaataaactGTGATGGAAATTTGACATTGTCTAATATGAAATTGTACTTTGTAGCTATTGAAAAATTGAATCTCAGGAAAGCTATAGTTTCAGGAAAGCTACTCATGAGCTGTTATGTATAGGCATttgtgtgaaattttaattcctattcggctagtagctgtaacttttgatgattttttccacgGTTTTGTTTCTGATGGcaaccacagtttcttgttcaactcccccGAAGCATGTcgagatacacagtattaacagcttgtttgtgtgtagactgcattgttattgttgacaagtgaagtctggtccggactaaaattcaaatataataattaacagtgaattttacacaCATAAGTGCTATAATGAAAAGctgaatagtgggtgtttcaacatatttttgaGGGTTTTGACAAGAACttacaattgacatacaaaacaacaatGGCAAAAGAAATCAGAAGTTACAGTTTCTGGCCCTTGAATCTAATCATTCAACTTTActtctctctctatctatcaaCATATCTATCTGATATATTTTGTCATCAGTTTGTTTCTTTATTGAGAGAAAGTGGCagacttgttttgttttgtacatgATTGTGTGTGCTAGTTTACTCTCTTCACCTACTCtttccattgaaaacaatagatTTGGGCAAAATCATTgtgttgaaagggttaaaaaccaAGCTAACAACATAACTTTGAAAACTGACCAAGCATGAGAGATTAAAGTGTAAAATCTATAccatttatattttgaatatttctagATGCTGCCAGTTCCACTGTCATATTCAACTTGCTGAATTTCCCAGCTGGTGTTGTCCCGGTAACCAATGTCACAGAGGGAGATGACAATGAACTTGCAACTACTTTCCCAATCAATGACAGCTGGGACAAACTGGCCAGAGATGTAAGTCAACAGAGCCCTCAAACAAAGCAATACCagtgtcttttgtttttattaaatTCGAGCATTTTGACAGCCTCCAAGCTAGTGTTTACTCCAGTTTGTGACTCTTACAGATTTTAAATCTGTTTTCTATTCGTTCAAAAGTTTTGGTCTTTTGTCAGAACTTTTCACtgtaaattttaagtcttttttCGTGTCTAGTAATTGTCTGCatagaaaacaaatattgaataGCATTTCGGTTTAATATCAAACCTTTTTTAACTATGTGTAATATGAGAATGAGAGCAAATCATGTTTCTTcagtttgcaattttttttcaattttgcaatTCCACTCATTTTGTTGAACTGAACCAACTTTAGCAACTCgcacaaatacaaaatttagtAACGCCCTCAGACAGCAACATATgtgaattcttttgttttttgttttcaatccaGGCTTGCAAGGATTCAGCTGGTCTACCTGTTGGTGTGCAGTGTGTTGCCTTGCAGTACCAGGATGAGCTTTGCCTGCGATTAATGAAAGAAGTTGAAACCACCGTCAAGACTTTGTGAACACAATGCACAACATCTACCAAAAAGTGTCGAAAGCTTGCAGTAAATCAGCAACATAACACAAAAGGAGAGATTTTGCTTGGCTTTCTGGTTTGAAACCTCCCTTGCAATAAATGCTGTATAACAGCAGTGAACCTCAGTGTtggttgaaaacaaaatatgcagcaaagttgaaatttattataatcAGTAATTCAGGAAAGTGTGAAAATGTTTGTCATCAGATCATACAGATGtgtaaaatcatgaaacaaataaTCATGCAGGCAGATTATCAACGGTGAGTGCAGTGTGTAGAGACACATACAACAGTACTGTAGAGATAATCAGTTTTTTTCATAGTGCCCTGAGTGAAGTTAAAGTAGCAATTAGATTAAACAATTTGATCACCATTAATTTATCAACTGAGTAAAATTTCTGATGAAGAGACTGCAGGTCATACTCACAGTGCTATTAGCTGTGAAATGGAAAATAGTGGTATTCAAAGGCTCAAGAATTTCAACCTGGTATAGATgatgatatttcaaattattgTGTGACTACTCAGGATTTAACATTTCAACTTTAGTGATTGTTTCTAGATGTCGAttccaaaatgcaaaatttggagtACAGTAGTTTGTGAGAAGCATGCCAAATATTCAAACAGATAGGGTGCTCAGCAAACAGTGCCACATAAGCTTAAAGGGCCAGTGGCGGTTTTCagtacttttctttaaaatgttgacaacagtttcttgttcttctcccctaacatgttgagatacacagtattcagctggTCAACTAGGCctatacatgtgtagactgcatgcATTGTTATCATTGACAAGGGAAATCGTGACTAGAATACAAATGTACACAATACCTTTTGCACTTATAgacgtgttgacaagctaaacaggAGGTGTgtaaacatgctttgggaaaTAAAACAAGAACTTACAAtggacaaacaaaataaaaatagtgaaaaaaaaatcattgaaagtcaCAGCTACTTGCCCTTTACGACCAGAGTGAACATTATGTAACGTGAT comes from Ptychodera flava strain L36383 chromosome 8, AS_Pfla_20210202, whole genome shotgun sequence and encodes:
- the LOC139138926 gene encoding fatty-acid amide hydrolase 1-like, with product MVGQCKSCLPVYKDCNCNKLFVAGVVVLGGVWIGKQICWLRKYLQMKEKAAEKRQEAEKSKEELSEKLQTEDEDELAQREAIVTKSLSELSAALKSGELTPVQVLQAFQAKAMETTKELNCVTEPILEAESLAEDLEEEDKGGLLYGIPVSVKENVNIKGYDSTMGFAKFIDMPAESDSVVVQVLRQQGAIPFVKTNVPQSLLSYSCSNTVYGKTTHPTDPSRAPGGSSGGEGALLKRNGSPLGIGTDIAGSVRIPAQMSGVCALRPSEQRISNKGIKGCAPGQRGLSGGIGIMSRDVEGVAMAMRALWTPLMFELDCNVAPMEFNEEIYSGKKALRIGYCNDDGFFTPIPSCQRAVNLSKSALEAAGHTLIPFQPPRSADAIPNLAWKLLHGDGNRTWLNFFKGEPMDRDMAFQIRTWIKPRLFRMLMRPFVSSRIYDTVEAHAGVRSVQELWQTQAKAAAYKFEYLAEWRKLNLDVLICPAFYVTAVSNENSGRIQYAASSTVIFNLLNFPAGVVPVTNVTEGDDNELATTFPINDSWDKLARDACKDSAGLPVGVQCVALQYQDELCLRLMKEVETTVKTL